One window from the genome of Actinoplanes teichomyceticus ATCC 31121 encodes:
- a CDS encoding DUF3151 domain-containing protein, translating into MQNLLPEPPATRLPADAEADQALAAAAVAGTDEAFKAVAARYPAYSAAWAPLAANALAAGEAVTAYAYARTGYHRGLDALRRNGWKGHGPVPWAHEANQGFLRCLHALSQAAAAIGEADEAARCAQFLRDSDPAAADALS; encoded by the coding sequence ATGCAGAACCTCCTTCCCGAGCCGCCGGCGACCCGACTCCCGGCCGACGCCGAAGCCGACCAGGCCCTGGCCGCCGCCGCGGTGGCCGGCACCGACGAGGCGTTCAAGGCGGTCGCCGCCAGATATCCCGCATACAGCGCCGCGTGGGCGCCGCTGGCCGCGAACGCGCTGGCCGCCGGCGAGGCGGTGACCGCGTACGCGTACGCCCGCACCGGCTACCACCGCGGCCTGGACGCCCTGCGCCGCAACGGCTGGAAGGGCCACGGCCCGGTGCCCTGGGCGCACGAGGCCAACCAGGGCTTCCTGCGCTGTCTGCACGCGCTCTCGCAGGCCGCCGCCGCGATCGGTGAGGCCGACGAGGCGGCCCGGTGCGCCCAGTTCCTGCGCGACAGCGACCCGGCCGCCGCCGACGCCCTGTCCTGA